A genomic window from Terrisporobacter glycolicus ATCC 14880 = DSM 1288 includes:
- the fusA gene encoding elongation factor G, which translates to MARQFPLEKTRNIGIMAHIDAGKTTTTERILFYTGQTHKIGETHEGASQMDWMEQEKERGITITSAATTAQWKGHRINIIDTPGHVDFTVEVERSLRVLDGSVAVFCAKGGVEPQSENVWRQADNYGVPRMAFVNKMDIMGADFYNVVQMMKDRLNANAVPVQLPIGKEDWLEGEVDLVEMCAHIYKDDLGREIERTEIPEDMQELAAEWREKLVEAVAETDEELMMKYLEGEEFSIEEIKTAIRKATIACEMNPVFCGSAYKNKGVQLLLDGVVDYLPAPTDIAAIKGILEDGTEDERHSSDEEPFSALAFKIMTDPFVGKLAFFRVYSGIMQGGSYVLNSTKGKRERIGRILQMHANTREEITEVYAGDIAAAVGLKDTTTGDTLCDPANPIILESMEFPEPVISVAIEPKSKAAQEKMGIALQKLAEEDPTFTVKTDEETGQTIISGMGELHLEIIVDRLLREFKVEANVGAPQVAYRETITQPVDVEYKYSKQSGGRGQYGHVKLRVNPQEPGLGYKFENKTVGGSVPKEYVGPTDTGIQGAMQSGLVAGYPVVDVAVELYDGSYHEVDSSEMAFKMAGSMAMKEALKKGNSVLLEPFFKVEVVTPEEYMGDVMGGLNSKRGLIQGMEARNGAQVINAFVPLSEMFGYSTELRSTTQGRATYTMIFDHYEQVPASVAKKVAEGK; encoded by the coding sequence ATGGCTAGACAGTTTCCTTTAGAGAAAACAAGAAATATAGGAATAATGGCCCATATAGATGCAGGAAAAACTACTACTACAGAAAGAATCCTGTTCTATACTGGACAAACTCATAAAATAGGAGAAACTCATGAAGGAGCTTCTCAAATGGACTGGATGGAGCAAGAAAAGGAAAGAGGTATAACAATAACTTCTGCCGCTACTACTGCTCAATGGAAAGGTCATAGAATAAATATAATAGATACTCCAGGACACGTGGATTTCACTGTTGAAGTTGAGAGATCTCTAAGAGTTCTTGATGGTTCTGTTGCTGTATTCTGTGCTAAAGGTGGGGTTGAACCTCAATCTGAGAACGTATGGAGACAAGCAGATAACTACGGAGTACCTAGAATGGCATTCGTAAATAAAATGGACATCATGGGTGCAGATTTCTACAACGTTGTACAAATGATGAAAGACAGATTAAATGCAAATGCTGTACCAGTTCAATTACCAATAGGTAAAGAAGATTGGTTAGAAGGTGAAGTTGACTTAGTAGAAATGTGTGCTCACATATATAAAGACGACTTAGGAAGAGAAATAGAAAGAACTGAAATACCAGAAGATATGCAAGAATTAGCTGCTGAGTGGAGAGAAAAATTAGTTGAAGCTGTAGCTGAAACTGACGAAGAGTTAATGATGAAATATCTTGAAGGTGAAGAATTCTCAATAGAAGAAATAAAAACTGCTATAAGAAAAGCTACTATAGCATGTGAAATGAACCCAGTATTCTGTGGTTCTGCATACAAGAACAAAGGTGTTCAATTATTATTAGATGGTGTTGTTGATTATTTACCAGCTCCAACTGATATAGCTGCAATAAAAGGTATATTAGAAGATGGAACTGAAGATGAAAGACACTCATCAGATGAAGAACCATTCTCAGCTTTAGCATTCAAAATAATGACTGACCCATTCGTTGGAAAGTTAGCATTCTTTAGAGTTTACTCTGGTATAATGCAAGGTGGATCTTATGTTCTTAACTCTACTAAAGGTAAGAGAGAAAGAATAGGTCGTATCCTTCAAATGCATGCTAATACAAGAGAAGAAATAACAGAGGTATACGCTGGGGATATAGCTGCAGCAGTAGGTCTTAAAGATACTACTACTGGAGATACTTTATGTGATCCAGCTAATCCAATAATACTTGAATCTATGGAATTCCCTGAACCAGTTATATCTGTTGCTATAGAACCAAAATCTAAAGCAGCTCAAGAAAAGATGGGTATAGCTCTTCAAAAACTAGCTGAGGAAGATCCAACTTTCACAGTTAAGACTGATGAAGAAACAGGACAAACTATAATATCAGGTATGGGTGAATTACACTTAGAGATAATAGTTGATAGATTATTAAGAGAGTTCAAAGTAGAAGCTAATGTTGGTGCGCCTCAAGTTGCTTACAGAGAAACTATAACTCAACCAGTTGATGTAGAGTACAAATACTCTAAACAATCAGGTGGTAGAGGACAATATGGACATGTTAAGCTTAGAGTTAACCCACAAGAGCCAGGTCTTGGATACAAATTCGAAAACAAAACTGTTGGAGGATCTGTACCTAAAGAATATGTTGGACCAACTGATACTGGTATACAAGGTGCTATGCAATCTGGTTTAGTAGCTGGTTACCCAGTTGTTGACGTTGCTGTTGAATTATACGATGGTTCTTACCATGAAGTCGATTCATCAGAAATGGCGTTCAAAATGGCTGGTTCAATGGCAATGAAAGAAGCTCTTAAGAAAGGTAATTCAGTATTACTTGAGCCATTCTTCAAAGTTGAAGTTGTTACTCCAGAAGAGTACATGGGAGACGTTATGGGTGGACTAAACTCTAAGAGAGGTCTAATCCAAGGTATGGAAGCTAGAAACGGAGCACAAGTTATAAATGCATTTGTTCCACTTTCAGAAATGTTCGGATACTCTACTGAATTAAGATCTACTACTCAAGGTAGAGCAACATACACAATGATATTTGATCACTATGAGCAAGTTCCAGCAAGTGTTGCTAAGAAAGTTGCTGAAGGAAAATAA
- the tuf gene encoding elongation factor Tu codes for MAKAKFERNKPHVNIGTIGHVDHGKTTLTAAITKTLFDRYQLGEAVDFANIDKAPEERERGITISTAHVEYETPNRHYAHVDCPGHADYVKNMITGAAQMDGAILVCSATDGPMPQTREHILLSRQVGVPYIVVFLNKCDMVDDEELLELVEMEVRELLNEYEFPGDDTPIIRGSALKALEDSSSEWGDKIVELFEQIDEYIPAPERDVDKPFLMPVEDVFSITGRGTVATGRVERGVLKVQDEVELVGLTEEPRKVVVTGVEMFRKLLDSAQAGDNIGALLRGVQRDDIERGQVLAKPGSVNAHTKFTAEIYVLKKEEGGRHTPFFDGYRPQFYFRTTDVTGACKLPEGTEMVMPGDNVTIEVDLINSICVEEGLRFAIREGGRTVASGVVATIIE; via the coding sequence ATGGCTAAGGCTAAATTTGAAAGAAATAAACCACACGTTAATATAGGAACAATAGGTCACGTTGACCACGGTAAAACTACATTAACAGCTGCAATAACAAAAACATTATTTGATAGATATCAATTAGGAGAAGCTGTAGATTTCGCTAATATAGATAAAGCTCCAGAAGAAAGAGAAAGAGGAATCACAATATCAACAGCTCACGTTGAATATGAAACTCCAAACAGACACTATGCTCACGTTGACTGCCCAGGACATGCTGACTACGTTAAAAACATGATAACAGGAGCAGCTCAAATGGATGGTGCTATATTAGTTTGTTCAGCAACTGATGGACCAATGCCACAAACAAGAGAGCATATACTATTATCAAGACAAGTTGGTGTACCATACATAGTAGTATTCTTAAACAAATGTGACATGGTAGACGACGAAGAATTATTAGAATTAGTTGAAATGGAAGTAAGAGAATTATTAAACGAATATGAATTCCCAGGAGATGACACTCCAATAATAAGAGGATCTGCATTAAAAGCATTAGAAGATTCTTCATCAGAGTGGGGAGACAAAATAGTTGAATTATTCGAACAAATAGATGAATATATACCAGCTCCAGAGAGAGATGTAGATAAGCCATTCTTAATGCCAGTAGAAGACGTATTCTCTATAACAGGAAGAGGAACAGTTGCTACAGGTAGAGTAGAAAGAGGAGTATTAAAAGTACAAGACGAGGTTGAATTAGTTGGATTAACTGAAGAGCCAAGAAAAGTTGTTGTAACTGGTGTAGAAATGTTCAGAAAATTATTAGATAGCGCACAAGCTGGAGATAATATAGGAGCATTATTAAGAGGTGTTCAAAGAGATGATATCGAAAGAGGACAAGTATTAGCTAAGCCAGGTTCAGTTAACGCTCATACAAAGTTCACTGCAGAGATATACGTTCTTAAAAAAGAAGAAGGTGGAAGACATACTCCATTCTTCGATGGATACAGACCACAATTCTACTTCAGAACAACAGACGTAACAGGAGCTTGTAAATTACCAGAAGGAACAGAAATGGTAATGCCTGGAGATAACGTAACTATAGAAGTTGATTTAATAAACTCTATATGTGTTGAAGAAGGATTAAGATTCGCCATCAGAGAAGGTGGAAGAACAGTAGCTTCAGGAGTTGTAGCAACAATAATAGAATAA
- the rpsJ gene encoding 30S ribosomal protein S10: MAKNEKIRIRLKSYDHKLLDFSAGKIVETAKKAGSQVSGPVPLPTEKQVVTILRAVHKYKDSREQFEIRTHKRLIDITNPTPKTVDSLMKLDLPAGVDIEIKL, encoded by the coding sequence ATGGCTAAAAATGAAAAAATAAGAATAAGATTAAAATCTTATGATCACAAATTATTAGATTTTTCTGCTGGAAAAATAGTTGAGACTGCTAAAAAAGCTGGATCACAAGTTTCAGGACCTGTGCCACTACCAACAGAAAAGCAAGTGGTTACTATATTAAGAGCTGTTCATAAATACAAAGATTCTAGAGAACAATTCGAAATAAGAACTCACAAAAGATTAATAGACATAACAAACCCAACACCTAAGACTGTTGATTCTTTAATGAAGTTAGACTTACCAGCAGGTGTTGATATAGAAATAAAGTTATAA
- the rplC gene encoding 50S ribosomal protein L3: protein MKGILGKKIGMTQVFTEAGEVIPVTVVEAGPVVVTQVKTIENDGYNAVQVGFVDAKEKSLNKPQKGHLAAANTLKKHLKEFRVESVDAYTVGQEIKADVFATGEMIDVTGISKGKGFQGPIKRHGQSRGPESHGSRYHRRPGSMGACSYPGRVFKNKKLAGHMGSVKVTVQNLEVVRVDSEKNFILVKGAIPGAKGSVVTIKEAVKASK from the coding sequence ATGAAAGGAATATTAGGAAAAAAAATAGGTATGACTCAAGTATTTACTGAAGCTGGTGAAGTAATCCCGGTAACAGTTGTTGAGGCAGGACCAGTTGTTGTAACACAAGTTAAAACAATAGAAAATGATGGATATAATGCAGTTCAAGTAGGTTTTGTAGATGCTAAAGAAAAATCTTTAAATAAACCTCAAAAAGGACACTTAGCTGCAGCTAACACATTAAAAAAACATTTAAAAGAATTCAGAGTTGAGTCTGTAGATGCTTATACAGTTGGACAAGAAATAAAAGCTGACGTATTTGCTACAGGTGAAATGATAGATGTAACAGGAATATCTAAAGGGAAAGGATTCCAAGGTCCAATAAAGAGACATGGTCAATCAAGAGGTCCTGAATCTCACGGTTCTAGATATCACAGAAGACCAGGTTCAATGGGAGCTTGTTCTTACCCAGGTAGAGTTTTCAAAAACAAAAAACTAGCTGGACACATGGGTAGCGTTAAAGTTACAGTTCAAAACTTAGAAGTAGTAAGAGTTGATTCTGAAAAGAACTTTATATTAGTTAAAGGTGCTATACCAGGAGCTAAAGGTTCAGTAGTAACAATAAAAGAAGCAGTTAAGGCTTCTAAATAA
- the rplD gene encoding 50S ribosomal protein L4: protein MPKLNVLNMNGQNVGEIELADSIFNVEVNEHVLYEVVKNQLANKRQGTQSAKTRAEVRGGGRKPWKQKGTGRARQGSIRAVQWIGGGVAFAPKPRNYRYTLPKKVRRLAMKSALSSKVQNNEIIVLDALTMEAPKTKDFAAVLKNINAGKKALVVMAEKNENVIKSAANIQGVETALVNTINVYDILKYDSFVITTDAVKKVEEVYA from the coding sequence ATGCCAAAATTAAATGTATTGAATATGAATGGACAAAATGTTGGTGAAATAGAATTAGCAGATTCTATATTCAATGTTGAAGTTAACGAACATGTTTTATATGAAGTAGTTAAAAACCAACTTGCAAATAAAAGACAAGGTACTCAATCTGCAAAAACTAGAGCAGAAGTTAGAGGTGGCGGAAGAAAACCTTGGAAACAAAAAGGAACAGGTAGAGCAAGACAAGGTTCTATAAGAGCTGTACAATGGATAGGTGGAGGAGTTGCTTTTGCACCAAAACCAAGAAATTACAGATATACTTTACCTAAGAAAGTTAGAAGATTAGCTATGAAATCTGCTTTATCTTCAAAAGTACAAAACAACGAAATAATAGTATTAGATGCTTTAACTATGGAAGCTCCTAAAACTAAAGATTTCGCAGCTGTATTAAAAAACATAAATGCTGGTAAAAAAGCTTTAGTAGTAATGGCTGAGAAAAATGAAAACGTAATAAAATCAGCAGCAAATATACAAGGTGTTGAAACTGCATTAGTTAATACTATAAATGTTTATGATATCTTAAAATACGATTCTTTCGTAATAACAACAGATGCTGTTAAAAAAGTGGAGGAGGTGTACGCATAA
- the rplW gene encoding 50S ribosomal protein L23, whose product MTNPHDIIIKPIVTEQSMAEMAENKYTFVVSKNANKTEIKKAVETIFGVNVEKVNTLNYDGKVKRMGRSVGRTASFKKAVVKLTADSKEIEFFQGM is encoded by the coding sequence ATGACTAATCCACACGATATAATAATAAAACCAATCGTTACAGAACAAAGTATGGCTGAAATGGCTGAAAACAAATATACATTTGTAGTAAGCAAGAATGCTAATAAAACTGAAATAAAAAAAGCTGTAGAAACTATATTCGGAGTTAATGTTGAAAAAGTAAATACATTAAACTACGATGGAAAAGTTAAAAGAATGGGTAGAAGTGTAGGAAGAACTGCAAGTTTCAAGAAGGCGGTAGTTAAGTTAACTGCTGATTCTAAAGAAATAGAATTCTTCCAAGGAATGTAA
- the rplB gene encoding 50S ribosomal protein L2 — translation MAIKKFKPTSPALRQMTVLKSDEITTNQPEKSLLVSLKKNSGRNAHGKITVRHRGGGNRRKYRVIDFKRNKDGIPAKVATVEYDPNRTANIALLNYADGEKRYILAPVGIKVGDTLMSGPDSDIKPGNALALKNMPVGTVIHNIELKPGKGAQLVRSAGVSAQLMAKEGTKALLRLPSGEMRYVSIECKATIGQVGNVEHGNIVIGKAGRVRHMGIRPTVRGSVMNPCDHPHGGGEGRAPIGRSGPVTPWGKPALGYKTRKKNKASNKLIVSRRTK, via the coding sequence ATGGCTATTAAAAAGTTTAAACCAACTTCTCCTGCCTTAAGACAAATGACAGTTTTAAAATCTGATGAGATAACAACTAACCAACCAGAGAAATCTCTTTTAGTTTCTTTAAAGAAGAACTCTGGTAGAAATGCTCACGGTAAAATAACTGTTCGTCACAGAGGTGGAGGAAACAGAAGAAAATATAGAGTAATAGATTTCAAAAGAAATAAAGATGGAATACCTGCAAAAGTTGCAACTGTTGAATATGATCCAAACAGAACTGCTAACATAGCTTTATTAAACTATGCTGATGGTGAAAAGAGATATATATTAGCTCCAGTTGGGATAAAAGTAGGAGATACTTTAATGTCAGGACCAGATTCTGATATAAAACCAGGTAATGCATTAGCATTAAAAAATATGCCAGTTGGTACAGTAATTCACAACATAGAATTAAAACCAGGAAAAGGAGCTCAGTTAGTTAGATCTGCTGGTGTTTCTGCTCAATTAATGGCTAAAGAAGGAACAAAAGCTTTATTAAGATTACCATCAGGAGAAATGAGATACGTTTCTATAGAGTGTAAAGCTACTATAGGACAAGTTGGTAACGTAGAACATGGAAACATTGTTATAGGTAAAGCTGGTAGAGTTAGACACATGGGTATAAGACCTACAGTTAGAGGATCTGTAATGAACCCTTGCGATCACCCTCACGGTGGTGGTGAAGGTAGAGCTCCAATCGGTAGATCTGGACCAGTTACTCCATGGGGTAAACCTGCACTTGGATACAAAACTAGAAAGAAAAACAAAGCATCTAATAAATTAATAGTTTCAAGAAGAACTAAATAA
- the rpsS gene encoding 30S ribosomal protein S19 has protein sequence MSRSTKKGPFIHARLLKKVEAMNASGNKEVIKTWSRSSTIFPQMVEHTIAVHDGRRHIPVYVTEDMVGHKLGEFVPTRTFKGHKDDEKSNKRR, from the coding sequence ATGTCAAGATCAACTAAAAAAGGACCTTTTATACATGCGAGACTTTTAAAGAAAGTTGAAGCTATGAATGCATCAGGAAATAAGGAAGTTATAAAGACTTGGTCAAGAAGTTCAACAATATTCCCTCAAATGGTAGAACACACTATAGCTGTTCACGATGGGAGAAGACATATACCTGTTTATGTAACAGAAGATATGGTTGGACATAAATTAGGAGAATTTGTGCCTACTAGAACGTTTAAAGGACACAAAGACGACGAAAAGAGTAACAAGAGAAGATAA
- the rplV gene encoding 50S ribosomal protein L22: protein MEAKAIAKYVRVSPRKAGQICSLVRGKNVDEALAILKFTPRGAAADIAKVVKSAKANAENNHEMNAENLYIESIVANQGPTIKRFMPRAQGRATMIRKRTSHIEVIVKEKK from the coding sequence ATGGAAGCAAAAGCAATTGCAAAATATGTACGTGTATCTCCAAGAAAAGCTGGACAAATATGTTCACTTGTTAGAGGTAAAAACGTTGATGAAGCATTAGCAATATTAAAATTCACTCCAAGAGGTGCTGCTGCAGATATAGCAAAAGTTGTAAAATCTGCTAAGGCAAATGCTGAAAACAATCACGAAATGAATGCTGAAAATTTATATATAGAATCAATAGTTGCTAACCAAGGGCCAACAATAAAGAGATTTATGCCTAGAGCTCAAGGTAGAGCTACTATGATAAGAAAAAGAACTTCTCACATAGAAGTAATTGTAAAAGAAAAAAAATAG
- the rpsC gene encoding 30S ribosomal protein S3, which yields MGQKVNPHGLRVGVIKDWDSRWFTTDKKEFGALLLEDHNIRKFLKNKLYSAGVARIEIERSANKIRLDLHVAKPGVVIGRAGAGIEALKAELEKMTKKNIIVNIVEVRAIDKNAQLVAENIALAIERRVAFRRAMKQAVQRALKAGAKGIKVSASGRLGGAEMARTEGYSEGNVPLQTLRSDIDYGFAEADTTYGKIGIKVWICHGEVLPTKNGINPREERKDNRRDRRDNKRDNRRRDSRGTDRRGQRPQQGQRPQGQRPQRTENKGNK from the coding sequence ATGGGACAAAAGGTTAACCCACACGGATTAAGAGTCGGTGTTATAAAAGATTGGGATTCAAGATGGTTCACAACTGATAAAAAAGAGTTCGGAGCGTTATTATTAGAAGACCACAATATACGTAAATTCTTAAAGAATAAATTATACTCTGCTGGAGTTGCTAGAATAGAAATAGAAAGATCTGCTAACAAGATCAGATTAGATCTTCATGTTGCTAAGCCAGGTGTTGTTATAGGAAGAGCTGGTGCAGGAATAGAAGCATTAAAAGCTGAGTTAGAAAAAATGACTAAGAAAAATATAATAGTAAACATAGTTGAGGTGAGAGCTATAGATAAGAATGCTCAACTAGTTGCTGAAAACATAGCTTTAGCTATAGAAAGAAGGGTTGCTTTCAGAAGAGCTATGAAACAAGCTGTTCAAAGAGCACTTAAAGCTGGAGCTAAAGGTATAAAAGTTTCTGCATCAGGTAGACTAGGTGGAGCTGAAATGGCTAGAACTGAAGGATACAGTGAAGGAAATGTGCCTCTTCAAACTTTAAGATCTGATATAGATTATGGATTTGCTGAAGCTGATACTACTTATGGAAAAATAGGTATAAAAGTTTGGATCTGTCATGGTGAAGTATTACCAACTAAAAACGGAATAAATCCAAGAGAAGAAAGAAAAGATAACAGAAGAGATAGAAGAGATAACAAAAGAGATAATAGAAGAAGAGATTCTAGAGGAACTGATAGAAGAGGTCAAAGACCACAACAAGGACAAAGACCTCAAGGACAAAGACCTCAAAGAACTGAAAACAAAGGTAATAAATAA
- the rplP gene encoding 50S ribosomal protein L16 produces MLMPKRVKRRRVHRGSMAGKAQKGNKVTYGEFGLMAMEASWITSNQIEAARIAMTRYIKRGGKVWIKIFPHKPVTRKPAETRMGAGKGSPEYWVAVVKPGRVMFELAGVDEEKAREAMRLAAHKLPIKCKFVKKEDLEVKGGE; encoded by the coding sequence ATGTTAATGCCAAAAAGAGTAAAACGTCGTAGAGTTCATAGAGGAAGCATGGCTGGTAAAGCTCAAAAAGGTAACAAAGTTACTTACGGAGAGTTCGGTTTAATGGCTATGGAAGCATCATGGATAACTTCTAATCAAATAGAAGCTGCCAGAATAGCTATGACTAGATATATAAAAAGAGGCGGGAAGGTTTGGATAAAAATATTCCCACATAAGCCAGTAACAAGAAAACCAGCTGAAACTCGTATGGGTGCTGGGAAAGGTTCTCCAGAGTATTGGGTAGCCGTAGTTAAACCAGGAAGAGTTATGTTCGAATTAGCAGGTGTAGATGAAGAAAAAGCTAGAGAAGCTATGAGACTTGCTGCACATAAACTTCCAATAAAATGTAAATTTGTTAAAAAAGAAGATTTAGAAGTAAAGGGTGGTGAATAG
- the rpmC gene encoding 50S ribosomal protein L29 translates to MKAKELRDLTSEELISKLNDFKSELFSLRFQLATGQLENTARIKFVKKDIARVKTILAERKLNETRA, encoded by the coding sequence ATGAAAGCTAAAGAACTAAGAGATTTAACAAGCGAAGAGCTAATTAGCAAATTAAATGACTTCAAAAGTGAATTATTTAGCTTAAGATTCCAATTAGCTACTGGTCAATTAGAAAATACAGCAAGAATTAAGTTTGTTAAAAAAGATATAGCTAGAGTTAAAACTATCCTTGCTGAAAGAAAGTTAAACGAAACTAGAGCTTAA
- the rpsQ gene encoding 30S ribosomal protein S17: MERGRRKVRIGRVVSNKMDKTIVVAVEDFVRHELYNKPVKRTKKFKAHDENNVCSIGDRVKIMETRPLSKDKYFRLVEVIEKVK, encoded by the coding sequence ATGGAAAGAGGAAGAAGAAAAGTTAGAATAGGCCGTGTTGTAAGTAACAAAATGGATAAAACTATAGTAGTTGCTGTTGAAGATTTCGTACGTCATGAGTTATATAACAAGCCTGTTAAAAGAACTAAAAAGTTCAAGGCTCACGATGAAAACAATGTATGTTCAATCGGAGATAGAGTTAAGATAATGGAAACTAGACCTTTATCAAAAGATAAATATTTCAGACTAGTAGAAGTTATCGAAAAGGTTAAGTAG
- the rplN gene encoding 50S ribosomal protein L14 — MVQQESRLKVADNSGAKELLCIRVLGGSKRRYGNVGDVIVATVKSATPGGVVKKGKVVKAVIVRTKKGMKRNDGSYIAFDENAAVIIKDDKTPVGTRIFGPVARELRDHEFMKIVSLAPEVL, encoded by the coding sequence ATGGTACAACAAGAATCACGTTTAAAAGTTGCTGACAATTCTGGTGCAAAGGAACTTTTATGTATCCGTGTATTAGGTGGAAGTAAAAGAAGATATGGTAACGTAGGTGACGTAATCGTTGCTACTGTTAAAAGTGCAACACCTGGTGGAGTTGTAAAAAAAGGTAAAGTTGTTAAAGCTGTTATAGTTAGAACAAAAAAAGGTATGAAGCGTAACGACGGATCTTATATAGCATTTGATGAAAATGCTGCAGTTATAATAAAAGACGACAAAACTCCAGTAGGAACTCGTATATTCGGGCCTGTTGCAAGAGAGTTAAGAGATCATGAATTTATGAAAATAGTATCTCTTGCTCCAGAAGTACTATAA
- the rplX gene encoding 50S ribosomal protein L24 codes for MRVKREDTVVVIAGKDKGKTGKVVKVFPKTNKVIVEGVNVVTKHQKPSAINPQGGIVNKEAAIHVSNVMPVDPETGKGTRVRFEMKDGKKVRVAVKSGKEI; via the coding sequence ATGCGTGTTAAAAGAGAAGATACAGTTGTTGTTATAGCTGGTAAAGATAAAGGTAAAACTGGGAAAGTTGTTAAAGTATTCCCTAAGACTAATAAAGTAATAGTTGAAGGTGTGAACGTAGTAACTAAACACCAAAAACCAAGTGCTATAAACCCACAAGGTGGAATAGTAAACAAAGAAGCTGCTATACACGTTTCAAATGTAATGCCAGTTGATCCTGAAACAGGAAAAGGAACAAGAGTTAGATTTGAAATGAAAGACGGAAAAAAAGTTAGAGTAGCAGTTAAGAGCGGAAAAGAAATATAA
- the rplE gene encoding 50S ribosomal protein L5 — protein sequence MASRLQEKYNKEVAPAMMEKFGYKNIMEIPKLDKIVINMGVGNAKENPKGLEKAVEEMEIISGQKPVITRARKSVANFKLREGMPIGAKVTLRADKMYYFLDKLVSVSLPRVRDFRGINPNAFDGRGNYALGVKEQLIFPEIEYDKIDQVRGMDVIFVTTAKTDEEARELLKLLGMPFSK from the coding sequence ATGGCTTCTAGATTACAAGAAAAATACAATAAAGAAGTTGCTCCAGCAATGATGGAGAAATTTGGATACAAAAACATAATGGAAATACCTAAATTAGATAAAATAGTTATCAATATGGGTGTTGGAAATGCTAAAGAAAATCCAAAAGGATTAGAAAAAGCAGTAGAAGAAATGGAAATAATATCTGGTCAAAAACCAGTTATAACTAGAGCTAGAAAATCAGTAGCGAACTTTAAATTAAGAGAAGGTATGCCAATAGGTGCAAAAGTTACATTAAGAGCTGATAAAATGTACTACTTCTTAGATAAATTAGTTTCTGTTTCTTTACCAAGAGTTAGAGATTTCAGAGGAATTAATCCTAACGCTTTCGATGGTAGAGGAAACTACGCTTTAGGTGTTAAAGAGCAATTAATATTCCCTGAGATAGAATATGATAAAATAGATCAAGTTAGAGGAATGGATGTAATATTCGTTACTACAGCTAAAACAGACGAAGAAGCTCGTGAATTATTAAAATTATTAGGAATGCCATTTTCTAAATAA
- a CDS encoding type Z 30S ribosomal protein S14 produces MARKAMVVKQQKKQKYSTREYTRCSICGRPHSVIRNFGICRICFRELAYKGQIPGVRKASW; encoded by the coding sequence GTGGCTAGAAAAGCGATGGTTGTAAAGCAACAAAAGAAGCAAAAGTATTCAACAAGAGAATACACTAGATGCTCAATATGTGGTAGACCACATTCTGTAATAAGAAACTTTGGTATATGCCGTATATGCTTCAGAGAATTAGCTTATAAAGGTCAAATACCTGGTGTAAGAAAAGCAAGTTGGTAA
- the rpsH gene encoding 30S ribosomal protein S8 yields MTMTDPIADMLTRIRNANTVKHETVDVPASNIKREIVRILLEEGFVRGYDVIEDEKQGIIRIQLKYGQSGERVIQGIKRISKPGMRVYTNAYEVPKVLNGLGMSIISTSKGILTDRQARKENVGGEVICYVW; encoded by the coding sequence ATGACAATGACAGATCCAATTGCAGATATGCTGACTCGTATAAGAAATGCGAACACTGTTAAGCATGAAACTGTTGACGTTCCTGCTTCTAACATAAAGAGAGAGATAGTTAGAATCTTATTAGAAGAAGGTTTCGTTAGAGGTTATGATGTTATAGAAGATGAGAAACAAGGAATAATAAGAATACAATTAAAGTACGGACAATCAGGCGAAAGAGTTATACAAGGTATAAAGAGAATATCTAAACCTGGTATGAGAGTTTATACAAATGCTTATGAAGTACCAAAGGTATTAAACGGATTAGGAATGTCTATAATATCTACTTCAAAAGGTATATTAACTGATAGACAAGCAAGAAAAGAAAATGTTGGTGGAGAAGTAATCTGCTACGTTTGGTAA